One region of Thermococcus sp. MAR1 genomic DNA includes:
- the hisS gene encoding histidine--tRNA ligase, which translates to MKVRLEKVKGTRDLLPEEMAKRRWVFERIREVFERYNFHEVLTPTFEYTTLFQLRSGEEVVEQLYAFDDKGGRNLSLRPDMTSSVARLYVNSFQNAPKPIKWYYMANMFRYEEPQSGRYREFWQAGVELLGSDKVEADAEVIALFVESYLATGLEDFTVNIGDRVLLDEFAKMLGVEDDVGLMRLIDKKDKMSREDFIGALKEFGLNEEGVEKVLSLIEIKGKPDEVLPKAEELFTGDEAKAEIRRLYELVDLLDAYGVKERILIDLGIARGFDYYTSIVFEAIAPNDLGIGSIGGGGRYDNLIEVFGGKPTPATGFAIGIERLIPILEWKGLIPEPRLRPEVYVVPIGREPELRKAAIGIVSSLRRAGVKADVELTGRKLRKALDYAGRLGVPYVVLVGKRDLAEGKVTIRDMESGEQRAVEKERVVEVIRRMLGG; encoded by the coding sequence ATGAAAGTTAGGCTTGAAAAGGTTAAGGGAACGCGAGACTTGCTCCCGGAGGAGATGGCCAAGAGGAGATGGGTGTTTGAGAGAATACGCGAGGTCTTCGAACGCTATAACTTTCATGAGGTTCTCACACCGACCTTTGAATACACCACGCTCTTCCAGCTCAGGAGCGGCGAGGAAGTGGTGGAACAGCTCTACGCCTTCGACGACAAGGGCGGCAGAAACCTCTCTTTAAGGCCCGATATGACGTCGAGCGTGGCTCGTCTCTACGTCAACTCCTTCCAGAACGCGCCTAAGCCAATAAAGTGGTACTACATGGCCAACATGTTCCGCTATGAGGAGCCCCAAAGCGGCCGCTATAGGGAGTTCTGGCAGGCGGGAGTTGAGCTCCTCGGGAGCGACAAGGTGGAGGCCGATGCTGAAGTGATAGCCCTTTTCGTGGAGAGCTACCTCGCAACGGGCCTTGAAGATTTCACCGTCAACATAGGGGATAGGGTTCTCCTCGACGAGTTCGCCAAGATGCTCGGCGTTGAGGACGATGTGGGTTTAATGAGGCTCATAGACAAGAAGGACAAGATGAGCAGGGAGGACTTCATAGGTGCCCTGAAAGAGTTTGGGTTGAATGAAGAAGGCGTTGAGAAGGTCCTCTCGCTGATCGAGATCAAGGGCAAACCCGACGAGGTTCTACCAAAGGCGGAGGAGCTCTTCACGGGCGATGAGGCAAAGGCAGAAATCAGAAGGCTCTACGAGCTTGTTGACCTCCTCGATGCATACGGCGTTAAGGAGAGAATCCTCATAGACCTCGGCATAGCGAGGGGCTTTGACTACTACACTAGCATAGTCTTCGAGGCCATAGCTCCCAATGACCTCGGCATAGGCTCGATAGGTGGTGGAGGCCGCTATGATAACCTCATTGAGGTCTTTGGTGGAAAGCCGACTCCAGCAACGGGCTTTGCCATAGGTATAGAGCGTCTCATCCCGATCCTTGAGTGGAAGGGTCTCATTCCGGAGCCAAGGCTCAGACCCGAGGTCTACGTGGTTCCGATCGGAAGGGAGCCGGAGCTTAGGAAGGCCGCCATCGGGATAGTCTCTTCCCTCAGAAGGGCAGGAGTTAAGGCCGACGTCGAGCTGACCGGAAGGAAGCTGAGGAAGGCGCTTGACTACGCGGGGAGACTGGGCGTCCCCTACGTCGTCCTCGTTGGGAAGAGGGACTTGGCTGAGGGCAAAGTAACAATAAGGGACATGGAGAGCGGCGAGCAGAGGGCGGTGGAAAAGGAACGGGTCGTAGAGGTTATCAGGAGAATGCTGGGCGGTTAG
- a CDS encoding phospholipase D-like domain-containing protein has protein sequence MKRLIIPLLMVFVLLSAGCLGNGTTKTMTYTITATKTETETFTKVVTAENQVNRELENNLTRCRTELQLIKNALNLTAERFQELESRYEECASKPKTVTRTTTSTSIDQEEGPKVLLLEDGNYYRSLISAIDGAEESVYVMVFLMKYDPEDSHDHANDLIKALVRARKRGVRVYVLLEDGLDVNEEAYRYLKENGVDVSFDSPSTTLHAKVVIVDGRLVFIGSHNWSESALDWNHEVSVMVVSEELARDLIGYFEEVKSNA, from the coding sequence ATGAAGCGGCTCATTATTCCGCTCCTCATGGTCTTTGTACTACTCTCAGCTGGCTGTCTGGGCAACGGCACCACTAAAACGATGACTTACACCATCACCGCAACAAAGACAGAAACCGAGACTTTCACGAAAGTAGTGACCGCTGAAAATCAAGTAAACAGGGAACTGGAAAACAACCTCACGAGATGCAGAACCGAGCTTCAGCTCATCAAAAACGCCCTTAACCTGACCGCGGAGAGATTTCAGGAGCTGGAATCCAGATATGAGGAATGCGCCTCAAAACCAAAAACTGTGACGAGAACTACCACCTCAACCAGTATCGACCAGGAAGAAGGGCCGAAAGTTCTCCTGCTGGAGGACGGGAACTACTACAGAAGCCTGATTTCGGCAATAGATGGTGCTGAGGAGAGCGTTTATGTGATGGTTTTCCTAATGAAGTACGATCCAGAGGACAGCCACGACCACGCCAACGACCTGATAAAGGCACTTGTGCGGGCGAGAAAGAGGGGAGTCCGGGTTTACGTTCTCCTTGAAGATGGTCTGGACGTGAACGAAGAGGCCTACCGCTATCTGAAGGAAAACGGGGTTGATGTATCCTTCGACTCGCCCTCCACAACCCTCCACGCCAAGGTCGTCATTGTGGATGGAAGACTCGTCTTCATAGGAAGTCACAACTGGAGCGAAAGCGCCCTTGACTGGAACCATGAGGTCAGCGTTATGGTCGTGTCTGAGGAACTAGCCAGAGACCTCATCGGGTACTTTGAGGAGGTGAAATCAAATGCCTGA
- a CDS encoding acetyl ornithine aminotransferase family protein, which yields MTSEYPKIVVNPPGPKARELIEREKRVISPGLGVKLFPVVPERGYGALVEDVDGNVFIDFLAGAAAASTGYAHPMLVKEVQEQVEKIQHSMIGYTYSKRAIEVAEILAEKAPLDEPLILFGMSGSDAMDLTMQVARFATRRPWMIAFIGAYHGQTYGATSIAAFQSSQKRGLSPLIPNVVWVPYPNPYRNVWGINGYEEPDELINRFLDYLEGYVFAHVVPPDETALLIAEPIQGDAGIVVPPENFFVELKKLLDEYGILLAMDEVQTGIGRTGKWFASEWFNVEPDLLAFGKGVASGMGLSGVIGRKELMEDLTSGSALLTPAANPVVSAAAYATLRIIEEENLLENALRVGEFIRKRLMEMKEEYEVIGDVRGKGLMIGVEVVKPDGKPDPELTGKVCWRAFELGLILPSYGMFGNVIRITPPLVIREELAEKGLEIMERALKDALAGKVARRTVTWH from the coding sequence ATGACTTCTGAGTATCCAAAAATCGTTGTTAATCCCCCCGGACCAAAGGCCAGGGAACTCATCGAGAGGGAGAAAAGGGTTATCTCGCCAGGTCTTGGCGTCAAGCTATTTCCCGTCGTCCCGGAGAGGGGCTACGGGGCGCTGGTAGAGGACGTTGACGGTAACGTCTTCATAGACTTCTTGGCGGGAGCGGCGGCAGCTTCAACAGGCTACGCGCATCCAATGCTTGTAAAGGAAGTTCAGGAGCAGGTGGAGAAGATACAGCACTCGATGATAGGCTACACATACAGCAAGAGGGCCATAGAGGTAGCCGAGATACTCGCGGAAAAGGCCCCTCTGGATGAGCCGCTGATACTCTTCGGTATGAGCGGGAGCGACGCAATGGATTTAACCATGCAGGTGGCGAGGTTCGCCACGAGAAGGCCCTGGATGATAGCGTTCATCGGCGCCTATCACGGCCAGACCTACGGCGCTACATCCATAGCGGCCTTCCAGAGCTCCCAGAAGCGCGGACTGTCACCGTTAATTCCCAACGTCGTCTGGGTACCTTATCCAAACCCCTACCGAAACGTCTGGGGGATAAACGGCTACGAAGAACCGGACGAGCTGATAAACCGCTTTCTCGACTACCTTGAGGGCTACGTTTTCGCCCATGTGGTTCCGCCCGATGAAACCGCCCTCTTAATTGCCGAACCGATACAGGGCGATGCCGGAATAGTTGTTCCGCCGGAGAACTTCTTCGTCGAGCTAAAAAAGCTCCTCGACGAGTATGGCATCCTGCTCGCCATGGATGAGGTGCAGACCGGAATCGGAAGAACCGGGAAATGGTTCGCGAGCGAGTGGTTTAACGTTGAGCCGGATCTCCTGGCGTTCGGCAAGGGCGTCGCCAGCGGTATGGGACTGAGTGGAGTCATCGGAAGGAAGGAACTCATGGAAGACCTGACGAGCGGCTCGGCGCTCCTCACACCGGCAGCGAACCCGGTGGTTTCCGCGGCTGCCTACGCGACGCTGAGGATAATAGAGGAGGAGAACCTCCTTGAAAACGCCCTGAGGGTTGGGGAATTCATAAGGAAGCGCCTGATGGAGATGAAGGAAGAGTATGAGGTCATAGGGGATGTCCGCGGAAAGGGACTGATGATTGGGGTTGAGGTGGTCAAGCCGGACGGAAAGCCTGACCCGGAGCTGACGGGAAAGGTATGCTGGCGCGCCTTTGAGCTCGGCCTGATCCTGCCGAGCTACGGGATGTTCGGGAACGTTATCAGGATAACGCCGCCTCTGGTGATAAGAGAGGAGCTTGCCGAGAAGGGCCTTGAGATTATGGAGAGGGCCTTGAAGGACGCACTGGCCGGGAAGGTTGCCCGGAGAACGGTGACCTGGCATTAA
- a CDS encoding sodium:alanine symporter family protein, with the protein MSAIVDFINWLDGEVWGIPMIVLLLGTGILLTAFLKVIQFRRLGWSIRFTLFEGRKKTGKGDITPFQALMATISGTVGIGNIAGVATAIHFGGPGALFWMWITALVGMATRYSEGLLGVAFRDTLPDGTMIGGTFNFLEKGFAMENIPKTGKYIASIFTLLFALFVGYDATKLGGATQIGAIIVAILFGILGLFLLKDDAYPTLGKVLAILFALFASIAAFGIGNMTQSNSVADALKTAFNVPMWVTGLVLAILTFIVVIGGIKRIGEVAEMLVPFMAIIYFLFAIGVWIKFAGKLPSAIALIVKDAFTGKAVAGGAIGQVILWGVKRGLFSNEAGLGTATLAHAAAKTDHPSRQAHVAMLGPFIDTLIICTLTGVSIVVTQAYLNPELNGAPLTQAAFAAAFGHAGEIMVAIGIVLFAYSTILAWSFYGRQNVMYLAKWLEQDPEKFAKLYPKLHLVYNLLFVVFIYVGSVTKLETVWNFSDMMNGLMAIPNLIGLLVLSWYVKKKTDEFVAANP; encoded by the coding sequence ATGAGCGCCATCGTGGACTTTATAAACTGGCTCGATGGGGAAGTCTGGGGCATACCCATGATAGTGTTGCTGCTGGGCACCGGCATTCTCCTGACAGCGTTTCTGAAGGTTATACAGTTCAGGCGCCTGGGCTGGTCCATCCGCTTCACCCTCTTTGAGGGCAGGAAAAAGACCGGTAAGGGAGATATCACCCCGTTCCAGGCACTGATGGCAACCATCTCAGGAACAGTCGGTATCGGAAACATAGCCGGTGTCGCAACGGCAATCCATTTCGGTGGCCCCGGAGCCCTGTTCTGGATGTGGATAACAGCGCTGGTGGGAATGGCCACGAGGTACTCTGAGGGACTCCTCGGAGTTGCCTTCAGGGACACCCTTCCAGACGGAACCATGATAGGAGGAACCTTCAACTTCCTGGAAAAGGGCTTTGCCATGGAGAACATACCCAAGACCGGCAAGTACATAGCTTCGATATTTACCCTGCTGTTCGCACTCTTCGTCGGCTACGATGCAACAAAGCTGGGCGGCGCGACTCAGATAGGGGCCATCATCGTTGCCATACTCTTCGGTATCCTCGGCCTGTTCCTGCTCAAGGACGACGCCTACCCGACGCTCGGAAAGGTGCTGGCAATACTCTTCGCACTCTTCGCCTCCATAGCGGCCTTCGGAATAGGCAACATGACCCAGTCCAACTCGGTCGCTGACGCCCTGAAAACGGCGTTCAACGTCCCGATGTGGGTCACTGGCCTGGTCCTCGCGATCCTGACGTTCATAGTCGTCATAGGAGGTATCAAGAGGATCGGTGAAGTCGCGGAGATGCTCGTGCCCTTCATGGCGATAATATATTTCCTCTTCGCCATAGGCGTCTGGATCAAGTTCGCAGGAAAGCTACCGAGTGCGATAGCACTCATCGTCAAAGACGCCTTCACCGGAAAGGCTGTCGCGGGAGGTGCGATTGGCCAGGTCATCCTCTGGGGTGTCAAGAGGGGACTGTTCTCCAACGAGGCCGGTCTCGGTACGGCTACCCTTGCGCACGCGGCCGCTAAGACAGACCACCCCTCAAGGCAGGCCCACGTTGCCATGCTCGGTCCGTTCATCGACACACTGATCATCTGTACCCTCACCGGTGTCTCAATAGTCGTTACTCAGGCCTACCTCAACCCCGAGCTCAACGGTGCACCGCTCACCCAGGCGGCATTTGCGGCTGCCTTCGGTCATGCGGGCGAGATAATGGTGGCAATAGGCATCGTCCTCTTCGCGTACTCGACGATACTCGCCTGGTCCTTCTACGGCAGGCAGAACGTCATGTACCTCGCCAAGTGGCTCGAGCAGGACCCGGAGAAGTTTGCCAAACTCTATCCGAAGCTCCACCTGGTCTACAACCTGCTCTTCGTCGTCTTCATCTACGTGGGTTCAGTGACCAAGCTGGAAACCGTCTGGAACTTCTCGGACATGATGAACGGACTCATGGCAATACCGAACCTGATAGGCCTGCTCGTTCTCTCCTGGTACGTCAAGAAGAAGACGGACGAGTTTGTCGCGGCCAACCCGTAA
- the alaS gene encoding alanine--tRNA ligase codes for MSMDMTTRMFKEEGWIRKQCPKCGKFFWTLDPDRETCGDPPCDEYQFIGKPGIPKKYTLEEMREKFLSFFEKHGHGRVKRYPVLPRWRDDVLLVGASIMDFQPWVISGEADPPANPLTISQPSIRFTDIDNVGITGRHFTIFEMMAHHAFNYPDKPIYWMDETVELAFEFFTKELGMKAEDITFKENPWAGGGNAGPAFEVLYRGLEVATLVFMQYKKAPENAPADQVVEIKGDYYVPMETRVVDTGYGLERLVWMSQGTPTAYDAVLAYVVEPLKKLAGVERIDERILMENSRLAGMFDIEDMGDLKVLRREVAERVGISVEELERAVRPYELIYAIADHTKALTFMLADGVIPSNVKAGYLARLLIRKSIRHLRELGLETPLAEIVAMHIKELSPTFPEFKEMEDVILDIVNVEEKRYQETLKRGSDLVKREVAKLKKAGKTEIPLEKLILFYESHGLTPEIVAEVAKREGVKVHIPDNFYTLVAKDAEKTAREEAAKYVVDFELVKDLPDTRTLYYEDPFMREFDAEVLKVIEDWVVLNQTAFYPEGGGQPSDLGELGGVKVLDVQKVGKVILHRVERPEAFREGMTVHGKIDWERRIQHMRHHTGTHVLMGALVRVLGKHVWQAGSQLSTDWARLDISHYKRITEEELREIERLANRVVMENRKVTWEWLPRTEAEMKYGFRLYQGGVVPGRVIRVLNIEDWDVQACGGTHLPNTGLIGPIKILRTERIQDGVERIIFAAGEAAINWMQETERILKRTSEVFRVPPEKVPETAERFFNEWKQARKEVEKLRKELAKLLVYELEGKAEKIGEIEFIGAVVEGAMDDLREAANRLRKEKRVIALISGEGHFVVAVGDGLDVRAGELAKVITSVAGGGGGGRKELAQGRIRNPLKAEEAIAEVRKHLG; via the coding sequence ATGAGCATGGACATGACGACCAGGATGTTTAAGGAGGAAGGATGGATAAGGAAGCAGTGCCCCAAGTGCGGCAAGTTCTTCTGGACGCTCGACCCGGACAGGGAGACCTGCGGAGACCCGCCGTGCGACGAATATCAGTTCATCGGAAAGCCCGGCATACCCAAGAAGTACACCCTTGAGGAGATGCGCGAGAAGTTCCTGAGCTTCTTCGAGAAGCACGGGCACGGAAGGGTAAAGCGCTACCCCGTTCTGCCGAGATGGCGCGATGATGTGCTCCTCGTTGGGGCTTCGATCATGGACTTTCAGCCGTGGGTCATCAGCGGCGAGGCCGATCCGCCGGCCAACCCCCTCACGATAAGCCAGCCCTCAATAAGGTTCACCGACATAGATAACGTCGGAATAACCGGCAGGCACTTCACGATATTCGAGATGATGGCGCACCACGCCTTCAACTACCCTGACAAGCCGATTTACTGGATGGACGAGACTGTTGAACTCGCCTTCGAGTTCTTCACCAAGGAGCTGGGAATGAAGGCTGAGGATATAACCTTCAAGGAGAACCCCTGGGCCGGTGGAGGAAATGCCGGACCGGCCTTTGAAGTCCTCTACCGCGGTCTTGAGGTGGCAACGCTCGTCTTCATGCAGTACAAGAAGGCCCCTGAGAACGCTCCAGCCGACCAGGTCGTCGAGATAAAGGGCGACTACTATGTCCCGATGGAGACGAGGGTGGTTGACACCGGCTACGGCCTTGAGCGCCTGGTGTGGATGAGCCAGGGGACGCCGACTGCCTACGATGCCGTTCTTGCCTATGTCGTTGAGCCGCTCAAGAAGCTCGCTGGAGTTGAGAGGATAGACGAGAGAATTCTGATGGAGAACTCCCGTTTGGCAGGAATGTTCGACATAGAGGATATGGGCGACCTCAAGGTTCTCCGCCGGGAAGTGGCCGAGCGCGTCGGCATAAGCGTCGAGGAGCTTGAAAGGGCAGTAAGGCCCTACGAGCTCATCTATGCCATAGCCGACCACACGAAGGCTTTGACCTTCATGCTCGCCGACGGTGTAATCCCCTCCAACGTTAAAGCCGGCTATCTGGCTAGGCTTCTTATAAGGAAGAGCATAAGGCACCTCCGCGAGCTTGGGCTTGAGACACCGCTCGCTGAGATCGTCGCCATGCACATAAAGGAGCTCTCCCCGACCTTCCCGGAGTTCAAGGAGATGGAGGATGTAATCCTCGATATAGTCAACGTCGAGGAGAAGCGCTACCAGGAAACCCTCAAGCGCGGAAGCGACCTCGTGAAGAGAGAGGTTGCAAAGCTCAAAAAGGCCGGAAAGACCGAGATACCCCTCGAAAAGCTAATCCTGTTCTACGAGAGCCATGGCTTAACGCCGGAGATAGTCGCGGAAGTCGCCAAGAGGGAGGGGGTTAAGGTCCACATCCCTGACAACTTCTACACGCTGGTTGCGAAGGACGCCGAGAAGACGGCCAGAGAAGAGGCCGCCAAATACGTCGTTGACTTCGAGCTGGTCAAAGATTTGCCCGACACGAGGACGCTCTACTACGAAGACCCCTTCATGAGGGAGTTCGATGCGGAAGTTCTTAAGGTCATAGAGGACTGGGTCGTTTTGAACCAGACTGCCTTCTATCCGGAGGGCGGTGGTCAGCCATCCGACCTCGGTGAGCTGGGCGGAGTGAAGGTTCTGGACGTCCAGAAGGTCGGAAAGGTAATCCTCCACAGGGTGGAGAGGCCCGAGGCCTTCAGAGAGGGCATGACCGTCCACGGGAAGATCGACTGGGAGAGGAGAATCCAGCACATGCGCCACCACACGGGGACCCACGTTCTCATGGGGGCTCTAGTTAGGGTCCTAGGCAAGCACGTCTGGCAGGCCGGAAGCCAGCTCTCAACCGATTGGGCCAGGTTAGATATTTCCCACTACAAGCGCATAACCGAGGAAGAGCTCAGAGAAATCGAGCGCCTCGCGAACCGCGTCGTCATGGAGAACAGGAAGGTAACCTGGGAGTGGCTTCCAAGGACCGAGGCCGAGATGAAGTACGGCTTCCGCCTCTACCAGGGTGGAGTTGTCCCAGGAAGGGTAATCCGCGTCCTCAACATCGAGGACTGGGACGTCCAGGCCTGCGGTGGAACGCACCTGCCGAACACAGGTCTTATAGGCCCGATTAAGATTCTCAGGACGGAGCGCATACAGGACGGCGTCGAGAGGATAATCTTCGCGGCAGGTGAAGCCGCAATCAACTGGATGCAGGAGACGGAGAGGATACTTAAGAGGACGAGCGAGGTCTTCCGCGTTCCTCCGGAGAAGGTGCCCGAAACAGCGGAAAGGTTCTTCAACGAGTGGAAGCAGGCTAGGAAAGAGGTGGAGAAACTCAGAAAGGAGTTGGCCAAGCTTTTAGTCTACGAGCTTGAGGGCAAAGCTGAGAAGATTGGGGAGATAGAGTTCATCGGAGCCGTCGTTGAGGGTGCGATGGACGACCTCCGCGAGGCCGCCAACAGGCTCAGGAAGGAGAAGAGGGTTATAGCCCTCATCAGCGGGGAGGGCCACTTCGTCGTTGCAGTAGGAGATGGCCTGGACGTAAGGGCCGGCGAGCTGGCGAAGGTGATAACGAGCGTCGCCGGCGGTGGCGGTGGCGGAAGGAAGGAGCTCGCCCAGGGCAGAATCAGGAACCCGCTGAAGGCGGAAGAGGCTATAGCCGAGGTAAGAAAGCACCTCGGCTGA
- a CDS encoding Nif3-like dinuclear metal center hexameric protein, which yields MNRDELVAFLDEYLNVQAYPDKSSNGLQVEGKEEVERIAFAVDTTLRTIERAVKGKADMLIVHHGMIWGGLGYITGIHYRRLKALMEGGINLYAAHLPLDAHPEVGNNVELLRLLGIEPMGPFGDYRGLSIGFYGEFEKEQPIEKVAQVIAEKLDTTVKTYEFGKRKIKTVGAISGAGAFALEEAHRKDIDLLVTGEFTHADYLTAIDLPQSVLVAGHYKTETLGVKALMEVVKEKFGIEVFFIDEPTGL from the coding sequence ATGAACCGTGACGAGCTCGTTGCCTTCCTCGACGAATACCTCAACGTTCAGGCTTACCCAGACAAGTCGAGCAACGGCCTCCAGGTGGAGGGAAAGGAGGAAGTTGAGAGAATAGCTTTTGCCGTCGATACGACGCTTAGAACCATAGAGCGGGCCGTTAAAGGAAAAGCCGACATGCTGATAGTCCACCACGGTATGATATGGGGCGGCCTTGGATACATCACCGGAATACACTACAGGCGTTTGAAGGCCCTTATGGAGGGCGGAATAAACCTCTACGCTGCCCATTTGCCCCTCGATGCCCATCCCGAGGTTGGCAACAACGTTGAGCTTTTAAGGCTCCTCGGTATAGAGCCAATGGGACCCTTTGGGGACTACAGAGGCCTGAGCATAGGCTTCTACGGCGAGTTTGAGAAAGAACAGCCAATAGAAAAGGTGGCACAGGTAATAGCGGAGAAGCTCGACACCACCGTCAAGACCTACGAGTTCGGGAAGCGTAAAATTAAAACCGTTGGGGCAATAAGTGGGGCAGGGGCCTTCGCTTTGGAAGAAGCCCACAGAAAGGACATCGACCTGCTCGTAACGGGCGAGTTCACCCACGCGGATTATCTAACGGCCATCGACCTGCCGCAGAGCGTCCTCGTTGCCGGCCACTACAAGACCGAGACACTCGGGGTTAAAGCGCTCATGGAGGTCGTGAAAGAAAAGTTTGGGATCGAAGTTTTCTTCATAGACGAGCCTACTGGGCTCTGA